One genomic region from Sphingobacterium sp. UGAL515B_05 encodes:
- a CDS encoding S9 family peptidase: MRKYYFIFAASLLPIIGSAQQAKETPVRPNYQLASKFSPEKLKKMIFSTSIKPNWINFSDRFWYDYASPQGRNWYIVTPSLKKKELLFNNDDVAAQITKIVKNPVDAQHLELQGLRFTKDEKKVRFQVQSTRDTVKSKDEIQKLKNKSDTTKKKLFYLEYDLATKSVLEISDSTKVKAPLSWASFSPDTSTVYFAKNYNLYWMDRANYLKAVKNEKDSTIVEHEITKDGVQYYAWGGDEYSTTTGGDEKDKENETKRKRIWVSWSPDGRYFTLTRKDNRSLKPLWVINNVGSSRPTLETYKYQMPGEVDSTETELYIFDATAKTPRRIDVAAFKNQSLSTWTKTPDKNSYKGDYFINYWLGNNEEFYISRSSRDLKRIDLLKINVKGTVNSIIQERSNVYLDAQKPLLIENKKQLVHWSERDGWGHYYLYDTNGKLINQITKGSFHGEEINGFDTATGTLFFTASGREKNEDPYYLHQYSVNTNGTGIKLLNAGNFDHQVEMSESSNYFVNNSSRVNTTPESVLYSSKGQKVMTLEKADLSLLFAAGYKFPEPFKVKAGDGTTDLYGVMYKPFDFDSTKTYPIVEYVYPGPQTEAVNKSFGRSMDRIDRLAQFGFVVITVGNRGGHPSRSQWYHTFGYGNLRDYGLEDKKVAAEQLADRYKFIDINRVGITGHSGGGFMSTAAMLVYPDFFKVAVSGAGNHENQIYNRWWSERHHGVTEKVSAKGDTTFSYQINKNTELAKNLKGRLLIATGDIDNNVHPANSIRMVDALIKANKRFDFLLLPGQRHGFGDMTEYFFWKMGDYFSQYLLGDSKMNEVDMTEMNREKPQK; the protein is encoded by the coding sequence ATGCGTAAGTACTACTTTATCTTTGCAGCCAGCTTATTACCCATTATAGGCTCCGCACAACAGGCTAAAGAAACACCTGTAAGGCCAAATTATCAATTGGCTTCCAAATTCTCCCCGGAAAAATTGAAGAAAATGATTTTTTCAACCAGCATCAAACCAAACTGGATCAATTTTTCAGATCGTTTTTGGTATGACTATGCGAGCCCCCAAGGAAGAAATTGGTATATCGTCACCCCATCGTTAAAGAAAAAGGAGCTTCTTTTCAACAATGATGATGTTGCCGCCCAGATTACAAAAATCGTCAAAAACCCTGTCGATGCACAACATTTGGAACTCCAGGGACTTCGGTTCACCAAGGATGAGAAAAAAGTAAGGTTCCAGGTACAAAGCACCCGAGACACCGTCAAGTCCAAGGATGAGATACAGAAGCTTAAGAATAAATCAGATACAACTAAAAAGAAGCTATTCTATCTCGAATACGATCTCGCAACAAAATCAGTCCTTGAAATCAGTGATTCTACAAAAGTAAAAGCCCCACTAAGCTGGGCCAGCTTCTCACCGGACACTAGTACCGTCTATTTTGCAAAAAATTACAATTTGTATTGGATGGACAGGGCGAATTATCTAAAAGCTGTAAAAAATGAGAAGGACAGCACAATCGTCGAACATGAGATTACCAAAGACGGCGTACAATATTATGCTTGGGGTGGAGACGAATACAGTACAACAACCGGCGGTGACGAAAAAGATAAAGAAAATGAAACCAAGCGTAAACGCATATGGGTAAGCTGGTCTCCAGATGGACGTTACTTTACACTAACAAGAAAAGACAATAGATCTCTAAAACCTTTATGGGTTATCAATAACGTTGGCTCATCACGTCCAACACTTGAAACCTATAAATATCAGATGCCGGGTGAGGTTGATTCAACAGAGACTGAATTGTATATCTTTGATGCAACTGCAAAAACACCGCGCCGAATTGATGTCGCCGCATTTAAAAACCAGAGCTTGTCAACTTGGACCAAAACTCCGGACAAAAATTCCTATAAAGGAGATTACTTTATCAATTATTGGCTAGGGAACAACGAAGAGTTCTATATTTCACGCTCCAGCCGCGACCTGAAACGGATAGACCTCTTAAAAATCAATGTAAAAGGCACAGTTAACAGCATCATTCAAGAACGCTCCAATGTGTATCTGGATGCACAAAAACCTTTGTTGATTGAAAACAAGAAACAGCTGGTCCACTGGTCCGAGAGAGATGGCTGGGGACACTATTACCTATACGACACAAATGGCAAGCTGATCAATCAGATTACAAAAGGAAGTTTTCACGGCGAGGAAATCAACGGCTTCGATACAGCAACTGGTACGCTATTTTTTACAGCCTCAGGCCGGGAGAAAAATGAAGATCCATACTATTTACATCAGTACAGTGTCAATACAAACGGTACGGGAATCAAACTGTTAAATGCTGGAAACTTCGATCATCAGGTAGAAATGAGCGAATCCTCCAACTATTTTGTAAATAATTCCTCCCGGGTAAATACTACTCCAGAATCTGTATTATACAGCAGCAAAGGACAGAAGGTAATGACATTGGAGAAAGCAGACCTTTCCTTATTGTTCGCTGCGGGATATAAATTCCCAGAACCATTTAAAGTAAAAGCTGGTGATGGCACCACAGATCTTTATGGTGTTATGTACAAACCTTTTGACTTTGACAGTACCAAAACCTATCCTATTGTTGAATATGTGTATCCTGGACCTCAGACCGAAGCTGTTAATAAATCCTTTGGAAGAAGTATGGACAGAATTGATAGACTGGCGCAATTCGGCTTTGTCGTTATTACTGTTGGAAATCGTGGCGGCCATCCATCGCGGTCCCAATGGTATCACACCTTTGGCTACGGCAACCTGCGCGATTATGGATTGGAGGATAAAAAGGTAGCAGCAGAACAACTTGCAGATCGCTATAAATTTATTGACATTAACCGGGTAGGAATCACTGGACACTCCGGCGGCGGTTTTATGTCCACAGCTGCGATGCTGGTTTATCCCGACTTCTTTAAAGTTGCTGTATCTGGTGCTGGAAACCATGAAAATCAAATCTACAACCGCTGGTGGAGTGAGCGTCACCATGGCGTGACGGAAAAAGTTTCTGCAAAAGGCGACACGACATTCTCGTACCAGATCAACAAAAACACAGAACTTGCCAAAAACCTGAAAGGAAGATTATTGATTGCCACCGGTGACATCGACAATAATGTGCATCCAGCGAATTCCATTCGAATGGTAGACGCCTTGATTAAAGCCAACAAAAGATTTGATTTCTTATTATTACCAGGTCAGAGACATGGTTTTGGTGATATGACAGAATATTTCTTCTGGAAAATGGGCGATTATTTTAGTCAATATTTATTGGGCGACTCCAAAATGAATGAAGTTGACATGACCGAAATGAATAGAGAAAAACCGCAAAAATAA
- the ruvB gene encoding Holliday junction branch migration DNA helicase RuvB, with protein sequence MNENLDPNPERLSNTDRDIERALRPQAFEDFTGQSKILENLNIFVKAARLRGEALDHVLLHGPPGLGKTTLSHIIANEMGVGIKITSGPVLDKPGDLAGLLTNLEEGDVLFIDEIHRLSPLVEEYLYSAMEDFKIDIMLETGPNARSVQISLNPFTLIGATTRSGLLTAPLRARFGINSRLQYYDAKLLTTIVLRSAHILNTPISDEGAYEIARRSRGTPRIANALLRRTRDFAQIKGNGSIDQEIAKYALHALNVDENGLDEMDNKILTTIIDKFKGGPVGLKTVATAVGEDEGTIEEVYEPFLIQEGYLMRTSRGRECTEAAYKHLGRVNQSKGNTLF encoded by the coding sequence ATGAACGAGAATTTAGATCCAAATCCAGAGCGCCTGAGCAATACAGATCGTGATATCGAACGTGCATTGCGACCTCAGGCTTTTGAAGACTTTACAGGACAATCCAAAATATTGGAGAACCTAAATATTTTTGTCAAAGCGGCGAGGCTAAGAGGTGAGGCTTTAGATCACGTTTTACTCCACGGCCCTCCTGGTCTGGGAAAGACAACCTTATCACATATTATTGCCAATGAAATGGGAGTTGGCATAAAAATTACTTCGGGCCCGGTTTTGGATAAACCAGGTGACTTAGCGGGCTTATTGACAAATCTGGAAGAAGGCGATGTGTTGTTTATTGACGAGATTCATCGTTTGAGCCCCCTAGTGGAAGAGTATCTTTATTCAGCGATGGAAGATTTCAAGATTGACATCATGCTGGAGACAGGGCCGAATGCACGCTCTGTTCAGATCTCTTTAAATCCCTTCACACTGATCGGCGCTACCACTCGTTCGGGGCTCTTAACTGCACCTTTGCGCGCGCGCTTTGGCATTAATTCGCGCTTGCAGTACTATGATGCCAAATTATTAACGACGATTGTACTGCGTTCCGCCCATATCTTAAATACCCCCATATCTGATGAAGGTGCTTATGAAATAGCGCGAAGAAGCAGGGGAACTCCCCGTATTGCAAATGCTCTGCTACGTCGTACCCGCGATTTTGCACAGATAAAAGGTAATGGAAGTATCGATCAGGAGATTGCAAAGTATGCTTTGCATGCACTTAATGTAGATGAAAATGGTTTGGATGAGATGGATAATAAAATCTTGACCACAATTATTGACAAATTCAAAGGTGGGCCGGTTGGATTAAAAACCGTGGCAACGGCTGTTGGCGAAGATGAAGGTACTATTGAGGAAGTCTATGAGCCATTTCTGATTCAGGAGGGATATCTTATGCGTACCTCGAGAGGACGTGAGTGTACAGAAGCTGCTTACAAGCACTTGGGACGGGTAAACCAATCCAAGGGAAACACATTGTTTTAA
- a CDS encoding polyprenol monophosphomannose synthase → MTDSLVIIPTYNEKENIEKIIRKVFSLSHAFDILIVDDGSPDGTATIIKSLQSNEFTGRLFIEERSGKLGLGTAYIHGFKWALAREHYHYIFEMDADFSHNPEDLLRLRQACLDGADMSIGSRYIKGVNVVNWPMSRVLMSYFASVYVRFITGINIQDATAGFVCFTREVLKTIPLDKIKFVGYAFQIEMKFTAIKYGFNVVEVPIIFTDRTEGTSKMSTSIFKEAFLGVIQLKLGSIGKSYKRN, encoded by the coding sequence GTGACGGATAGTTTAGTTATCATTCCAACATATAATGAAAAGGAAAATATAGAAAAAATCATTCGCAAAGTTTTTTCCTTATCACACGCATTCGATATTTTAATCGTCGACGATGGCTCGCCGGATGGGACAGCCACCATTATCAAGAGTTTACAATCCAATGAGTTTACCGGTCGTTTATTTATTGAAGAGCGTAGTGGAAAACTAGGCTTAGGTACGGCTTATATCCACGGGTTTAAATGGGCCCTTGCCCGGGAGCATTACCACTATATTTTCGAAATGGATGCAGACTTTAGCCACAATCCGGAAGATTTACTTCGCTTGCGACAAGCCTGTTTGGACGGTGCGGACATGAGTATTGGTTCACGTTATATCAAAGGTGTCAATGTGGTTAATTGGCCGATGAGCAGGGTTTTGATGTCCTATTTTGCTTCGGTATATGTTCGGTTTATCACAGGGATAAATATTCAGGATGCGACCGCAGGATTTGTTTGTTTCACGAGAGAAGTATTGAAGACAATTCCGTTGGATAAAATTAAGTTTGTCGGATATGCTTTCCAGATAGAGATGAAATTTACAGCCATAAAATATGGTTTTAATGTAGTTGAAGTACCGATTATATTTACAGATCGGACAGAAGGTACTTCCAAAATGAGTACAAGTATTTTTAAGGAAGCTTTTTTGGGGGTTATTCAACTGAAGTTGGGAAGTATCGGAAAAAGCTATAAAAGAAATTAA
- a CDS encoding NADH-quinone oxidoreductase subunit D, translating into MANPKYKEALVRYEKHLTEISSQEMVLNMGPQHPSTHGVLRLQLITDGEIVKEVVPHLGYLHRCFDKHAESLNYAKTIPFTDRLDYLASMNNSHAFVMGVERMLGLDRKIPKRVEYIRVLVCELNRIASHLIAIGTYGIDIGATTPFLWCFRDREHIMNMLEWASGSRMLYNYIWVGGLFYDLPVGFEARCAEFISYFKPKLVELDEILTQNQIFISRTANIGVLPADVAINYGVSGPMLRASGIKWDLRRIDGYSVYPEIDFEIPVGKGEMGALGDCWDRFKVRVDEVKESVHIVEQCLERLQKDFQRSPEFDPRALVPKKVNLKAQDYYVRAENPKGELGFYFVTKEKSDIPLRVKSRGPSFNNLSVISELGKGVLIADLIAILGSIDIVLGEVDR; encoded by the coding sequence ATGGCGAATCCAAAATATAAAGAGGCTTTGGTGCGTTACGAGAAACACCTGACGGAAATATCGAGTCAGGAAATGGTGTTGAATATGGGGCCTCAACATCCTTCAACCCATGGTGTTCTTCGGTTGCAATTAATTACTGATGGAGAGATCGTTAAAGAGGTTGTTCCTCATTTAGGGTATCTCCATCGCTGTTTTGACAAGCATGCTGAATCATTGAATTATGCCAAGACAATCCCTTTCACCGATCGGCTGGACTATTTGGCGTCGATGAACAACAGTCATGCCTTCGTTATGGGGGTTGAACGCATGCTCGGTCTTGATCGTAAAATTCCCAAAAGAGTAGAGTATATTCGTGTTTTAGTCTGTGAACTCAATCGTATTGCCTCACATCTAATCGCTATTGGGACATATGGCATTGATATTGGTGCGACAACACCTTTTCTTTGGTGTTTTCGGGACCGTGAACACATTATGAATATGCTGGAATGGGCTTCCGGCTCTAGGATGTTGTACAATTACATTTGGGTAGGAGGTTTGTTTTATGACCTTCCTGTTGGGTTTGAGGCCCGTTGTGCGGAGTTTATTAGCTATTTTAAGCCCAAATTGGTGGAACTGGATGAGATCCTGACCCAAAATCAGATATTTATTTCCCGAACAGCAAATATAGGCGTGTTGCCTGCAGATGTCGCCATCAATTATGGGGTATCGGGCCCTATGTTGCGCGCTTCGGGTATAAAATGGGATTTGCGACGAATTGATGGTTACTCTGTTTACCCCGAAATCGATTTTGAAATACCCGTTGGAAAAGGAGAGATGGGGGCACTCGGTGATTGCTGGGACAGGTTTAAAGTAAGGGTAGATGAGGTCAAAGAATCCGTACACATTGTAGAACAATGTCTTGAACGATTGCAGAAAGATTTTCAGCGCAGTCCAGAATTTGATCCCCGGGCATTAGTTCCGAAGAAAGTGAATTTGAAGGCACAGGATTATTATGTACGTGCAGAAAACCCGAAGGGCGAATTAGGGTTTTACTTTGTCACTAAAGAGAAGTCGGATATTCCATTGCGCGTGAAGTCCCGTGGACCAAGTTTTAACAATCTCTCGGTAATTTCTGAACTCGGCAAAGGTGTCTTAATTGCCGATCTCATTGCGATCCTTGGGTCTATTGATATTGTTTTGGGAGAGGTTGATCGCTAA
- a CDS encoding NADH-quinone oxidoreductase subunit C → MTFDEIKSTLVSIFGDQVIRKEDHTGLQPALFIDKADIVAVCLFLRDTEGLYFDFLSNLTAVDYEEHFTIVYHLNSLPYQQTIVLKVELSGNRALDELPEIPSVASVWRTADWHEREAFDLMGIFFEGHPDLRRILLPDDWDGYPLRKDYQEAEKYHGITIN, encoded by the coding sequence ATGACATTTGACGAAATAAAATCCACCCTTGTTTCCATATTTGGAGACCAAGTTATCCGCAAAGAAGATCATACGGGCTTACAACCAGCCCTTTTTATCGATAAAGCGGATATTGTAGCAGTCTGTTTATTCCTAAGGGATACAGAAGGTTTGTATTTTGATTTTCTAAGTAACCTTACAGCAGTAGATTATGAGGAGCATTTTACCATTGTATATCATTTAAATTCATTGCCCTACCAACAGACGATTGTGCTAAAAGTTGAACTTTCGGGTAACCGTGCTTTAGATGAGTTGCCTGAGATTCCTTCAGTAGCCTCTGTGTGGCGGACTGCAGACTGGCATGAAAGGGAAGCTTTCGATTTGATGGGGATCTTTTTTGAGGGGCATCCCGATCTTAGACGAATTTTACTGCCTGACGATTGGGACGGTTATCCTTTGCGGAAAGATTATCAGGAGGCTGAAAAATATCATGGTATTACGATTAATTGA
- the pdxH gene encoding pyridoxamine 5'-phosphate oxidase → MSIQHKDIAAIRQDYVLGSLSESDVDHDPIEQFKNWFDAAVHSEVNEPNAMVLSTVSSHHLPSSRIVLLKDIAEEGLVFFTNYLSRKGEEMKANPHAALLFFWPELQRQVRIEGVVEFVNAADSDEYFQSRPKASRIGALASPQSHEIPNRSFLERRVEALERQYEGDEFVPRPDHWGGYILKPIYFEFWQGRASRLHDRMVYKKVSDSWKITRIAP, encoded by the coding sequence ATGTCCATTCAACATAAAGATATTGCAGCAATCAGACAGGATTATGTATTGGGTAGTCTATCTGAATCAGATGTGGATCACGATCCAATCGAGCAGTTTAAAAATTGGTTTGATGCGGCTGTCCACAGCGAAGTGAATGAGCCCAACGCTATGGTGCTTTCCACCGTATCTTCTCATCATTTACCTTCTTCAAGAATTGTTTTATTGAAAGATATTGCGGAAGAGGGACTTGTATTTTTTACAAACTACCTTAGTCGTAAAGGGGAAGAGATGAAAGCAAATCCACATGCGGCATTATTATTTTTCTGGCCTGAATTACAGCGGCAGGTACGGATAGAAGGTGTCGTAGAGTTTGTTAACGCAGCCGATTCCGACGAATATTTCCAGTCGCGTCCCAAAGCGAGCCGTATTGGTGCACTGGCATCCCCACAAAGTCATGAAATTCCAAACCGAAGTTTTTTGGAGAGGAGGGTTGAAGCATTAGAGCGTCAATATGAGGGAGACGAGTTTGTCCCTAGGCCGGACCATTGGGGCGGTTATATTTTGAAACCTATCTACTTTGAATTTTGGCAAGGACGTGCAAGTCGATTGCATGATCGCATGGTCTATAAAAAGGTGTCAGATTCTTGGAAAATCACGCGTATAGCTCCTTAA
- a CDS encoding YqgE/AlgH family protein produces MFTELDPQKGSLLISEPFMLDPRFLRSVILLCDYNTEGALGFVLNNQTNVRIGQLLESIPHCNFPIYLGGPVAQESLFFVHSRFDLLLSGEEVAPGIYFGGDEEKLIDAIQSDRIKQDELKFFIGYSGWSPGQLDGEIKENSWAVQNKYHHQLIFEGNGELLWKDAIIGLGPKYAHVANFPQSPGLN; encoded by the coding sequence ATGTTTACCGAACTAGACCCACAGAAAGGAAGTTTGCTGATTTCCGAACCTTTTATGCTTGATCCTAGATTTTTGAGATCCGTCATATTATTATGTGATTACAATACGGAGGGAGCTTTGGGTTTTGTCCTGAACAATCAAACTAATGTACGTATCGGTCAACTGCTGGAATCTATCCCTCATTGTAACTTTCCGATCTATCTCGGAGGGCCTGTAGCACAGGAAAGTCTTTTCTTTGTCCATAGCCGATTTGACCTTCTGTTAAGTGGTGAAGAGGTTGCACCAGGCATCTACTTTGGCGGCGATGAGGAGAAACTGATTGACGCCATTCAATCAGATCGCATTAAACAGGATGAATTGAAATTTTTTATCGGTTATTCCGGTTGGTCCCCAGGTCAGCTAGACGGCGAAATTAAAGAAAATAGCTGGGCGGTTCAGAATAAATACCACCATCAGCTGATTTTTGAAGGAAATGGCGAACTATTATGGAAAGATGCCATTATCGGTCTTGGCCCAAAATATGCGCATGTTGCCAATTTTCCACAGAGCCCAGGATTAAACTAA
- the htpG gene encoding molecular chaperone HtpG yields the protein MNPEKGSISIHTENIFPVIKKFLYSDNEIFLRELVSNAVDASQKIKRLASLGQYNGEIGELIVDVKFDEAAKTITISDNGIGMTADEIKKYINQIAFSGATEFMEKFKEANDANEIIGRFGLGFYSAFMVADTVEIQSLSYQDGAEPAHWTCDGSTSYEISTGTRTTRGTDVILHINEESTEFLSQARLQDILDKYAKFLPVSIRFGTKTNSEPDGEDEEGKPKYKSVEVDNIINNTNPAWTKSPSELKDEDYLAFYRELYPYSMDEPLFWIHLNVDYPFNLTGILYFPKVKNELEIQRNKIKLYSRQVFITDEVKDIVPEFLMLLHGVIDSPDIPLNVSRSFLQADSNVKKINSYITKKVADKLNEIFKTDRKGFEEKWNDIGLFIKYGMLSDEKFAEKANDFCLVKNTNNESFTIKEYCEKVKDIQADKDGNVVYLYTHDAAQQDGFIQTALNKGYDVLMLDGPLDTHFAAYLEQKGGEKVQLKRVDADVIDKLIQKDEKVALSLSEEESKKALAVFEKAISRQDMKVEVDALQEADLPVSVTIDEFMRRMKDMAKTGGGMNFYGSLPDNYKVTVNGNHPLIKRILSSSEEEGSKLAKQAFDLALLSRGLLSGADLTSFVKRSVEMI from the coding sequence ATGAATCCAGAAAAAGGTAGTATCTCAATCCACACGGAGAACATATTTCCCGTAATCAAAAAATTCTTATACTCTGATAATGAAATTTTCTTGCGCGAACTGGTATCTAATGCAGTTGATGCTTCTCAGAAAATCAAACGCTTAGCTTCATTAGGACAATACAATGGAGAAATAGGCGAATTGATTGTAGACGTAAAATTCGATGAAGCTGCTAAGACCATCACGATTTCCGATAATGGTATTGGTATGACAGCCGACGAGATAAAAAAATACATCAACCAAATCGCATTCTCTGGAGCAACAGAGTTCATGGAGAAATTCAAAGAGGCAAATGATGCAAATGAAATCATCGGCCGTTTTGGATTAGGCTTCTATTCTGCCTTTATGGTAGCAGATACCGTAGAAATTCAGTCACTATCTTACCAGGATGGTGCAGAGCCTGCGCATTGGACCTGTGACGGTAGTACCTCATACGAAATCTCAACGGGTACAAGAACAACACGTGGTACAGATGTAATCCTACATATTAACGAAGAATCAACTGAATTCTTGAGTCAGGCTCGTTTACAGGACATCTTAGATAAATATGCAAAATTCCTGCCTGTATCCATTCGTTTTGGGACAAAAACCAACTCGGAACCTGATGGTGAAGACGAAGAAGGAAAACCAAAATACAAGTCCGTAGAGGTTGATAATATTATCAATAATACGAATCCTGCCTGGACAAAATCACCGTCTGAATTAAAAGACGAAGATTACCTGGCATTCTATCGTGAGCTTTATCCCTATTCAATGGATGAACCCTTGTTTTGGATTCACCTCAATGTAGATTACCCATTCAATCTGACAGGTATCCTTTACTTCCCTAAGGTTAAAAACGAACTTGAGATCCAACGTAATAAAATCAAGTTATATTCGAGACAAGTATTTATCACAGACGAAGTCAAAGATATTGTTCCAGAATTCTTAATGCTCCTCCATGGCGTCATTGATTCACCGGATATCCCATTGAATGTATCACGTTCATTCTTGCAAGCAGATAGTAACGTCAAGAAAATCAACAGCTATATCACGAAGAAAGTTGCCGACAAACTGAACGAAATCTTCAAAACTGACCGCAAAGGCTTTGAAGAAAAATGGAACGATATCGGTTTATTTATCAAATATGGCATGCTGAGCGATGAGAAATTTGCGGAAAAAGCAAACGATTTTTGTTTGGTAAAAAACACAAATAACGAAAGCTTCACCATCAAAGAATACTGCGAGAAAGTTAAAGATATTCAAGCAGATAAAGATGGAAACGTTGTCTACTTATACACCCATGATGCAGCCCAACAAGATGGCTTTATACAGACGGCTTTAAATAAAGGTTATGATGTATTGATGCTTGATGGGCCTCTTGATACTCACTTTGCTGCTTATCTAGAACAAAAAGGCGGCGAAAAAGTACAATTGAAGCGTGTAGATGCAGACGTAATTGATAAATTGATTCAAAAGGATGAAAAGGTAGCGCTCTCTCTTTCTGAGGAAGAATCTAAAAAAGCTTTGGCAGTTTTTGAAAAAGCAATTTCCCGTCAGGACATGAAGGTTGAAGTTGATGCGCTCCAGGAAGCTGATTTACCCGTATCCGTAACAATTGACGAATTTATGCGTCGTATGAAAGATATGGCGAAAACGGGCGGTGGTATGAACTTTTATGGCTCATTGCCGGACAATTACAAAGTTACCGTTAATGGAAATCACCCACTGATCAAACGGATTTTATCATCTTCAGAAGAAGAAGGATCAAAACTGGCTAAACAAGCATTTGACTTGGCACTTCTATCCAGAGGATTATTATCGGGAGCAGATTTGACATCTTTTGTAAAGAGAAGTGTAGAGATGATCTAA
- a CDS encoding cation transporter, whose translation MNRQGNIERKALLVGAFIYLVLGLSGWYTYYSSNSEAMLLDANYNMVNSFASFIGFYVVKIRSKKTATFPWGQFIYESLYALVKGILILGILIAALWENSMKIYVYFLKGKTLVVNTDPILPMIVISVVLSFGLAIYYKSSNKKIENTSTMLATDTKAAMIDGYLFFFGGGSLLLMLYLGKIIPSLRFLQFIGDALVVLIFEAVMIKEPIHIIKNNFVELAGGQLQSDSEWKEIKDIVTNTPIRHFTISNVYIIKTGSSILILVYISQNSASSFIKKDDIIQFKASNITQLIKMGYPNVAMELIIQG comes from the coding sequence ATGAATAGACAGGGAAATATTGAACGTAAAGCTCTATTAGTTGGTGCATTTATTTATTTAGTTCTGGGATTGTCAGGCTGGTATACCTATTATTCGTCCAACTCAGAAGCAATGCTGTTGGATGCAAATTACAATATGGTGAATTCCTTTGCCAGTTTTATTGGATTCTATGTTGTAAAAATACGCAGTAAGAAAACAGCGACATTTCCATGGGGACAATTTATTTATGAATCATTATATGCATTAGTAAAAGGTATTTTAATTCTTGGAATACTAATCGCTGCACTCTGGGAAAATAGCATGAAAATATATGTTTACTTTCTTAAAGGAAAAACACTTGTGGTAAACACCGATCCAATTTTGCCTATGATCGTTATTTCAGTTGTGTTAAGCTTTGGATTAGCAATATACTACAAAAGCTCAAACAAGAAAATCGAAAATACCAGCACTATGCTAGCTACTGATACGAAAGCGGCCATGATAGATGGGTATCTCTTTTTCTTTGGGGGCGGATCTTTACTATTGATGCTTTACTTAGGAAAAATCATACCATCACTGCGTTTCCTGCAGTTTATTGGAGATGCATTGGTTGTATTAATTTTTGAAGCTGTAATGATCAAGGAGCCCATTCATATTATTAAAAACAATTTCGTGGAATTGGCCGGCGGCCAATTACAATCCGACAGCGAATGGAAAGAAATAAAGGATATAGTAACAAACACCCCTATTCGACACTTTACGATCAGCAATGTGTACATTATTAAGACTGGTAGTTCGATTTTGATTCTTGTATATATTTCACAGAATTCAGCATCTTCCTTTATTAAAAAAGACGATATCATTCAATTTAAAGCTAGTAATATCACGCAATTAATAAAAATGGGGTATCCCAACGTCGCAATGGAGCTAATAATACAGGGCTAG
- a CDS encoding DeoR/GlpR family DNA-binding transcription regulator → MISKEERHDFILSKIKKERKLAMIDLATELKVSEHTVRRDLKELSDAGLLRAIRGGATVRSNIPFDIYNRNKLDILEKQLIAEKSITLLRDNQVVFFDGGTTTQAIAGNIPDELALTVVTHSLPIANILSNHPNIQLIFAGGIFCKSSFTMQGKAAISLFEEIYADICFLGICSLDLQHGLTARTLEETYIKRALCKNASNIVAATTSNKLETTEPFVICPTTDVNYLITERDPSEMLLTAYHKTNITIL, encoded by the coding sequence ATGATTTCAAAGGAAGAACGTCACGATTTTATATTATCGAAGATTAAAAAGGAACGAAAGCTCGCAATGATCGACTTGGCAACAGAACTCAAGGTCTCTGAGCACACCGTGCGACGGGATCTGAAAGAACTCTCTGATGCTGGTCTGCTACGCGCAATCCGAGGTGGAGCCACTGTTCGATCAAACATACCTTTCGACATATATAACCGTAACAAGCTCGACATTTTGGAAAAGCAGCTGATAGCTGAAAAATCGATTACATTGTTGCGAGATAATCAGGTGGTTTTTTTTGATGGCGGTACAACAACACAGGCTATTGCCGGAAATATACCCGATGAACTAGCACTTACTGTGGTTACCCATAGTCTTCCCATTGCAAATATACTTTCTAACCATCCAAATATTCAGCTGATCTTCGCAGGCGGTATTTTCTGTAAATCTTCTTTTACCATGCAAGGTAAGGCTGCTATCTCCCTATTTGAAGAAATTTATGCTGATATTTGCTTTCTTGGTATCTGTAGCCTGGATCTGCAACATGGACTTACGGCTAGAACGCTGGAAGAAACATACATCAAAAGGGCGCTATGTAAAAACGCCAGCAACATCGTAGCTGCCACAACAAGCAATAAACTGGAAACAACAGAACCTTTCGTTATTTGTCCTACAACGGATGTCAATTATTTAATCACGGAAAGAGATCCTTCAGAAATGCTTTTAACGGCCTATCATAAAACAAATATTACGATTTTATAA